A section of the Flavobacterium ardleyense genome encodes:
- a CDS encoding heavy metal translocating P-type ATPase → MNASKCYHCGLDSIESDVIIFDEKKFCCNGCKTVFEIFNQNDLTCYYDFEQFPGATPQDIQGKYDFLDNNAILEKLLEFNEDTIHIVSLNLPHIHCSSCIWILENLKKLQPGISASQVNFQEKNVRITYNNDKTNLKEIVYLLSSIGYEPYISLENYEAGQKDTDRTLVYKLGVAFFCFGNIMLLSFPEYFEVSEYWLDHYRNFFRWLIFALAMPSFFYSASGYYVAAYKGIRAGILNIEIPIALGIIVMFIRSAFDIIMGYGPGFFDSLTGLVFFMLLGKMFQIKTYGFLNFERDYKSYFPVAVTKISKEGDEESIPIYEILKGDRILIRNQELIPADGILISESAEVDYSFVTGEAVAISKKSGDKVFAGGKQIGKIAEIEVLNSVSQSYLTQLWSNDIFQKDVKQKFKNITDTVSHYFTPILLLIAFVAFGYWIFIDGNTAFNVFTAVLIVACPCALALTAPFTLGNVLRILGKSKFFLKNALVIEQLEKVDTIVFDKTGTITSTRSAQIYYEGEILEDNKLRIIKEMLRTSNHPLSRMLYDFLPLTASVKLDSFTEVPGSGMEGQYNSISVKVGSDAFVGNFFKSELLQTTVGIQIDGIFMGRYIFKNEYRKDISQLFTELSRNYKIKLLSGDNDGERATLEKILPANTEMVFNQKPEQKLAFIKILQDQGHNVMMVGDGLNDAGALAQSNVGIAVSENVNVFSPACDAILDAEKFGKLSDYLKLSKKAIKVIKMSFILSILYNIVGLSFAVTGHLAPLVAAIIMPLSTVTIVSFVTIMSNYYARKFKI, encoded by the coding sequence ATGAATGCCTCAAAATGCTATCATTGCGGGCTAGATAGTATCGAATCCGATGTCATTATATTTGATGAAAAGAAGTTTTGCTGCAACGGATGTAAAACTGTTTTCGAAATTTTCAATCAAAACGATCTCACTTGCTATTATGACTTTGAACAGTTTCCAGGTGCTACTCCGCAGGATATCCAAGGTAAATATGACTTTCTTGACAATAATGCAATACTAGAGAAGCTCTTGGAATTTAATGAAGACACCATTCATATAGTATCACTAAATCTTCCGCATATTCACTGCAGTTCTTGCATATGGATTCTCGAAAACCTGAAAAAATTGCAACCTGGAATAAGTGCTTCTCAGGTAAACTTTCAAGAAAAGAATGTAAGAATTACCTATAATAATGATAAAACCAACCTTAAAGAAATTGTTTATCTTCTCTCGTCGATAGGTTATGAGCCGTATATTTCTTTAGAAAATTATGAAGCGGGGCAGAAAGATACTGATCGAACTTTGGTTTATAAATTGGGTGTTGCCTTCTTTTGTTTTGGAAATATTATGCTTTTGTCTTTTCCAGAATATTTTGAAGTATCAGAATATTGGCTGGACCACTACAGGAATTTTTTCCGTTGGTTGATATTTGCATTAGCGATGCCAAGCTTTTTTTACAGTGCGAGCGGTTATTATGTAGCTGCCTACAAAGGAATTCGTGCGGGTATTCTTAATATCGAAATTCCAATTGCGCTGGGAATTATTGTAATGTTTATCCGCAGTGCATTCGACATCATTATGGGTTATGGACCGGGATTCTTTGATAGTCTCACTGGATTGGTGTTTTTTATGTTACTTGGCAAGATGTTTCAGATTAAAACCTATGGATTTTTAAATTTCGAAAGAGATTATAAATCCTATTTTCCGGTTGCCGTGACTAAAATTTCTAAGGAAGGCGATGAAGAAAGCATTCCAATTTATGAAATTTTAAAAGGAGATCGAATTCTTATTCGAAATCAAGAATTAATTCCTGCCGATGGTATTTTGATTAGCGAATCAGCGGAGGTTGATTATAGTTTTGTTACTGGAGAAGCAGTGGCAATTTCGAAAAAATCAGGAGATAAAGTTTTTGCCGGAGGAAAACAAATCGGAAAAATTGCGGAAATTGAAGTGCTAAATTCAGTTTCGCAAAGTTATCTAACCCAACTTTGGAGCAACGATATTTTTCAGAAAGATGTCAAACAGAAATTCAAAAATATTACTGATACTGTTTCGCACTACTTCACACCAATATTATTATTAATTGCATTTGTAGCCTTTGGATATTGGATTTTTATTGATGGTAATACTGCCTTTAATGTCTTTACTGCTGTGCTTATTGTAGCGTGTCCTTGTGCTTTGGCACTTACAGCTCCTTTTACTTTAGGAAATGTGCTTAGAATTTTAGGCAAGAGTAAATTTTTCCTAAAAAATGCGCTAGTGATCGAGCAACTCGAAAAAGTTGACACGATAGTATTTGATAAAACTGGAACGATAACATCGACAAGATCAGCGCAAATTTATTATGAAGGCGAAATTTTGGAGGATAATAAACTACGTATTATCAAAGAAATGCTGCGAACTTCTAATCATCCTTTGAGCCGAATGCTCTATGACTTCCTGCCACTTACAGCATCTGTAAAGCTCGATTCATTTACGGAAGTTCCTGGAAGTGGGATGGAAGGGCAGTATAATTCTATAAGCGTGAAAGTTGGAAGTGATGCATTTGTAGGAAATTTTTTTAAAAGCGAACTTCTTCAGACTACTGTAGGTATTCAAATCGACGGGATTTTTATGGGTCGTTACATTTTTAAAAATGAATATAGAAAAGATATTTCGCAACTCTTTACAGAGTTGAGCAGAAATTATAAAATCAAACTTTTGTCTGGCGACAATGATGGTGAAAGGGCTACTCTAGAAAAAATCTTGCCAGCAAATACCGAAATGGTTTTTAATCAAAAACCAGAACAGAAATTAGCTTTTATCAAAATTTTACAAGATCAAGGTCATAATGTGATGATGGTTGGAGATGGTCTTAATGATGCTGGAGCCTTGGCGCAAAGCAACGTCGGGATTGCTGTTTCAGAAAATGTCAATGTTTTCTCACCAGCATGCGATGCTATCTTGGACGCGGAAAAGTTTGGCAAGCTATCAGATTATTTAAAACTTTCAAAAAAGGCAATCAAAGTTATAAAGATGAGCTTTATATTATCAATATTATATAATATCGTAGGACTCAGCTTTGCGGTAACCGGACATCTTGCTCCACTAGTAGCTGCTATTATTATGCCACTAAGTACAGTAACAATTGTGTCTTTTGTAACGATAATGTCTAATTACTACGCAAGGAAGTTTAAAATATAA